A stretch of DNA from Verrucomicrobiota bacterium:
AAGCTAAAGAACCGGGGCCAATTATATCACCGCCTGAATTACGAACTTCCCCCACGTTATGATTGACCAGAATCATCAACAACAGGTCTGCCGCTAAAACCAAAGTGACTACCGCAAGCCATCCTCCAATAGCTTTACCTATTAAGTATTCCCAACGCGAAACTGATCGAACCAGATAATGGTAAACCGTCCCACTTCTCAACTCATCATCCAGTTGGTAGCATAAAAGGATCACGACTAAACAGCCGGACACCAGAAGGATTGCTCCCAACCCAAAATCAAAAAGCAGTTTGGGTGCAGATTCTCCCAACGGTAGACTAGTTAGCAATCGCCCTCCCAAAACAAAAATCATCAGCCCAAGCAGACACAATTGAAACCAACGGTTGTGCAGCACGATTTCTTTGAGTATCTCAAACGTCAGCAGACGAATGCGAACAATTGAACTAAACATTGGCAGTCATTTCTTCCTTAAGATGTTTCAAGAGCCATCCTTGCAATCCATCCTTGAATTCTGGAGCTCCACAAAAGATGGGCTTACCCTCGTGCAGGATTAGCACCTTTTCACAAAGTGTTTCTAAACCTTCTGTAAAATGCGTAGAAATTAGTAATGTTTTTCCAACGGATTTCAGCTCTTGAATTTGACAGACAACATTTTCTCTAGCCAGCGGATCTAATCCATCCAGGGGTTCGTCAAAAAGAAGAACTTCAGGATCATGCACGAGAGCCTGGGCTAAAGCCAATCGCTGGAGAGCTCCTTTCGACAGCTTGCGAATAGGCAATTCTTTTTGGTCATCTAACTGACAACGATTCAGACAACTATTAACCTGATTTTCTACCTTCTCATTCGAAAAGCCGCTCAAACGTGCAAGTTGTTGAAGAAATTTTCCTGGGGTTAGAAACCCGGGAAAGCTCGGTCGCTCAGGCAAATAGCCAATGAGATTCTTTCGAACGGCTTCGGCGGGACTGAGTCCTGCTATTTCGATTTCTCCTTTCGTATCAACCAACAAACCACAAAGGACCTTGAGTAGCGTACTCTTTCCCGAACCATTACTACCCAACACACCTACGACTTGGCCCGGTTGCACCTCCAGGGAGATGCCATCAAGTGCGGTTAAACGGTTTTTCTTCCAACCATCAGAAAAAACCACCTTCAGATCTTTAATGTGAATCAATGAGCCCATCCACGGATTATCGTATCGTGAATCCTTTAAATTGAGGCTCCCTGGCATCTTCGGTCTGACTGGCCCCTCGAATGAAACCGGCCATTTCCTCACCCAAAGCCTTGATAAATGCTGAGCACTCGT
This window harbors:
- a CDS encoding ABC transporter ATP-binding protein; this translates as MGSLIHIKDLKVVFSDGWKKNRLTALDGISLEVQPGQVVGVLGSNGSGKSTLLKVLCGLLVDTKGEIEIAGLSPAEAVRKNLIGYLPERPSFPGFLTPGKFLQQLARLSGFSNEKVENQVNSCLNRCQLDDQKELPIRKLSKGALQRLALAQALVHDPEVLLFDEPLDGLDPLARENVVCQIQELKSVGKTLLISTHFTEGLETLCEKVLILHEGKPIFCGAPEFKDGLQGWLLKHLKEEMTANV
- a CDS encoding ABC transporter permease subunit — encoded protein: MFSSIVRIRLLTFEILKEIVLHNRWFQLCLLGLMIFVLGGRLLTSLPLGESAPKLLFDFGLGAILLVSGCLVVILLCYQLDDELRSGTVYHYLVRSVSRWEYLIGKAIGGWLAVVTLVLAADLLLMILVNHNVGEVRNSGGDIIGPGSLAWVQIFLFQMLHLFVLSSLTLFIASLSESFLFNAIISLFIWMTGILISGSGNLITSAQGFLEILFQTLHWMIPRFQPVGFFDLIWYSGIQNSMYVLKAILVALLYSILFISFATQRFNRRSL